The Bacteroidales bacterium genomic sequence TTACCGTTTTTAAGATCACCCTGCCATTTGGCAGTTGCTGTGTTTTTCATGATAAATGAATTTATTGGATATAATTTTAAAAAATAAACAACTTCAGTGGTTTTGTGTTCGAACAATTTATGGCTTGCCTATCTTAATCGTTATGTGATATTTATCTTTTCAGTAAATTTACTTAAAACATCAGTAATATGGCAATGAAGTATATTAACCTCGCCCTGTTTGCAGGCATGATCGTCATGAATTACCTTGCCAATGCGCTTCCTCTTAATAATATGACTACAGGGCAACTGGCTGATAAATATCCCAATTTGTTTGTTCCCGCCGGAATTACTTTCAGTATCTGGGGTGTTATTTACCTGCTTCTGGCTGTATTTTGTGTGCTTCAATTTACTTCGGCCGACAAAACATCGGTTGAAATTCTGCAAGGGCCATTTGCCATTACCTGCATACTGAATTCACTCTGGATCGTTTTCTGGCATTATCAGAAAGTATCCGTCTCGGTTTTAGTCATCATTGCCTTTCTCATCACGCTTATTTACATGAATAAGCAAATCAGCTCCATCCCCGTCGGAATCCTGAAAGCCATATTCGGTGTTTACCTCGGATGGCTTTGCATAGCCACAATAGCTAATATAACCGCCCTGCTTGTATTCTATAACTGGCATGGTGGACCACTTTCAGAAGAAACATGGGCCATCATCATGATTCTTGCGGGTGCTGTCATTGCATCACTCGCCATCTATTCGTTCCGGAATCCTTTTATTGGACTATCCGTTATCTGGGCTTTCACAGGCATCATAATCAAAAGGCAAAGTGATTTCCGGTCGATTGTTATTGCCAGTGTGGTGGCTATATTCATAGTGGGTATCATCATGATTATTCAATTTTTGGCAAAAGGAGGATTTATTCAGAATCAACTTTCATAAACAAATAAATTCTATGAAATACAGGAAACTTGGTCGCACAAACCTTAATGTAAGTGAAATTGGTTATGGAATGTGGGGTATGGCCGGCTGGACAGGTTCAGATGACCAGGAATCATTCAATGCCCTTCAGATGGCCGTTGACCTCGGATGCAATTTCTTCGATACCGCATGGGGATACGGGGCAGGTAAAAGTGAGGGACTACTCGGGAAATTACTGAAAGCCAATCCCGGTAAAAAACTATACACGGCAACCAAAATACCGCCTAAAAATTTTAAATGGCCCAGTCGCAGGGAATATT encodes the following:
- a CDS encoding TspO/MBR family protein; translation: MAMKYINLALFAGMIVMNYLANALPLNNMTTGQLADKYPNLFVPAGITFSIWGVIYLLLAVFCVLQFTSADKTSVEILQGPFAITCILNSLWIVFWHYQKVSVSVLVIIAFLITLIYMNKQISSIPVGILKAIFGVYLGWLCIATIANITALLVFYNWHGGPLSEETWAIIMILAGAVIASLAIYSFRNPFIGLSVIWAFTGIIIKRQSDFRSIVIASVVAIFIVGIIMIIQFLAKGGFIQNQLS